Below is a genomic region from Salmo salar chromosome ssa11, Ssal_v3.1, whole genome shotgun sequence.
gtgctggcaTTACTATACTTGGAGAGGTTGAACCTcgctgagaatgagagagaaagagttaaaGGGCATCTTCACTATTTTTGTCATTTTTAACACTCATCTATGATGTTGCCGATTTTGGTAAAGGCTGCTAAAAACAAAGCTTACAGAATGCTTGCGATGTAGTTTGGCAGTTAGCCTACCTCTCCGGTTGTTGCCTCCCTGGATTGTGACGGCCTTCAGCTCCATGGTTCTGTGGCAGTACACCAGGCTCTTCTGGTGATGGTCACACAGGCTATACTGCTCGGGGCTGCCAATCTGCTCAAAGGTCCCCGCTCCCATTGGCTCCTGCATCGGGACCATCACACACTCtacacagaggagggagggggcagTGGAGGGGGAAAACAGAAGGGGGGGGAGAAAGGGTGGAGACACAGGACAAGGACcgtcaatcaattgaattgtttAGGGAACTGGGCCTAAAATAACTGAAAAGCAGTACAGTATAATCAAAGAGTATAGAGTCCAGGGTTAGGGGTAAATTTCATTCATATTATGAGGAAAATGTGGAAAATGAATTTCAGTTTAGTTCCAGAATTGATGAAACGGCACGGCAGTCTAGGCACCTTCCACCAGGTTATCCATGATGATGCTGCAAAACTGCTCGTCGGTGCACTCCATGTCCATGGAAGTGTGTGTGGAGTCGGACTTCTGGAAGGGGTTTTTCATCCTATGCAGCGCAATCACCAGGTGAGCCACCTGTCTCATGCCTCCCCGATGCTGTAGGATAACCTCCAAGTCGAGGCTCAGGCCCGCGTGCAGCCCACAGCGCTCCATCTCTGgtccactctacacacacgtaatCAGAATGAGAGTTcatgtagaagaaaaaaaaatcacaacgATTTTTTTCTGTTGAACATGCCACCACTTAAGGCAATTTAATATCAAAGAGTACCTTTTTTGGTCCTCTTTATGTAAAAACACACTCACCCTACATTTGTGATGCTCTGTCTAAAGTCTACAACTGGTGTATCCTAATCCTTGTGGCGCTTGCCATTCTTTTTTATGCAAGGTTAACAAAATGTCTTACCTTCGCATCAGGCAGGTGGTATTTGGTTTCAAACTCCATACTTGAACATGAGCTGCAGAGAAAAAAAACGAAAGATGTTAGCCTAAAACGCCATCTTCCTATTCAAGCTCAGATAAACAAGCTATTTTTGTATAGGAGGTGGGTCTACCATTTCTAAAAACGTACAAAAATAACTAGACAAACTAGGTTTGTGAAAACTGCATATACACCAGCAAATTGGAAATTGGCAATCTGCCGTTCAAGCAATAacaaagctgagggatggggctggagaaatgtaaccaccctcaaattcatagacagagctatggatgcatggACTgacatgatatcaaaattatatatTGAaccatacagtgtttgtttacaattacattgtttacaaacaaaggcGTAAAACAagctatattttgggttctgaagaGGTTAGACAGTTGAACGAATCTCGCGAGGCAGTTATATTCTGCAAGAATCAATGGCTgtatatcattcatttaaaagtcCAAAACATGTAGCACTCTCAAATTTCCCTTTTTAGGTAATGATTTATTTGTGTCATCTTCAATTAGGATattttactgtaggctatatataTTTACCGGAAGGGTAATAAATAaattcaaacaaaaaacacagTGTAAGAACGGGGATTGATACAGTATTCCTCAGAAATCAATTTAGACAACCTACCTCgggagagcgtctgctaaatcgaAGTCCATGATTCTGAGAGAAAATGAGAACAAAAATTATTTGAGATGACCATAAAATACTTTAAATGAATTGTATATTTCAAAAACGTATTTTAAAAAGTTAAGTACGTTTTTCTAAATAGCTCACCTTTAGAGAGAGTTTATATGCTGGAAGAGTTGTCTGTCGGACTTGAAGTGAGAAACTGGTGTACAACGTGCCAAGACACGCTTTAAATCGGCCGTTTACGAGAGCATCATAACGACCGCAAGCGACTGCCgaatgactgatctacaaatcaccttgcatgaTAAATAATGACTCGTTCtactttgtagatcagtcagtcattcaACATTTCACCCATGATACATTGCGGGTTCGATCCTCTTGAACACGGCCATAGACTACCCGCGTCTAGAACAGGAGAAACTCCCGCATTTCCGCTGAACGTGGTCGAAAAAGTAAACGCACTTTCAGAGTTTCATCCAAGGGGCCAGGGTTCCGGTCTCGAAGCACGATTTCGACTTGTCGTACAGTCTTACTTCCgtactgcagtttaactgacGATCTGCCCAGAAAGACAAATTCCACAGATTGCCACATAAAGATATCAGATTTGAAATCTCCTAAAAAAACACTTTAGTCATTACCTTTGTGCACAAAACATCCATTGAATTGTACAAATAATTGTCACTTACCACGTTTCCATCTAcagtttttatgtgagtaaaATCATActctataaaaataaataaatgcagtcAGATCTTTTCGTGtgagtaaaattaattatgcgagaaatgccTTTATgctcaaatattgatataataaccatcatatctaaGTAATCTTGGAGTCCCGCGAtggtatggtgtgtggtcctcccactatgacttaGGAAACCATGCAGTTCATTAGGCTAGagattgacatttacattttagtcatttagtaaatgctcttatccagagcaattatggttaagtgccttggttaagggcacatcaacatatttttcacctcGTCAGCTAGgagatttgaaccagtgaccttttggttactggccccatgcttttaaccgctaggctacctaggCCAGTtatgaacaagttctcatttacaacggtgacctggccaagacaaagcaaagcagtgcgacaaaaacaacaacacagagttacacatgaacaaacatacagtcatttacattttagtcatttagcaaatgctcttatccagagcaattatggttaagtgccttggtaacacaatagaaaaatctatgtacagtagaagttggaaatttacatatttgtacatttgtttttcaaccaccacaaatttcttgttaacaaactatagttttggcaagtcggttaggacatctactttgtgcatgacacaagtcattttcccaacaattgtttacagacagatatcttcacttataattcactgtgttacaattccagtggtcaaaggtttacatacactaagttgactgtgcctttaaacagcttggaaaattccagaaaattatgtcatggctttagaagcttctgataggctaattgacataatttgagtctatcggaggtgtacctgtggatgtatttcaaggcctaccttcaaactcagtgcctctttgcttgacatcatgggaaaatcaaaagaaatcagccaagacctcagaaaaaaaaattgttgacctccacaagtctggttagtccttgggagcaatttccaaatgcctggaggtatcacgttcatctgtacaaacaatagtacgcaagtataaacaccatgggaccacgcagctgtcacaccgctcaagaaggaggcgcattctgtctcctagagatgaatgtactttggtgcgaaaagtgcatatcaatcccagaacagcaaaggaccttgtgaagatgctggaggaaaccggtataaaagtatctatatccacagtaaaacgagtcctatatcgacataacctgaaaggccactcagcaaggaagaagccacttctccaaaaccgccataaaaaaagccagactacggtttgcaactgcacgtggggacaaagatcgtacatctcaagacatcagtcaggaagttaaagcttggtcgcaaaatgggtcttccaaatggacagtgaccccaagcatatttccaaagttttggtgaaatggcttaaggacaacaaagtcaaggtattgaagtggccatcacaaagccctgacctcaatcctatagaaaatgtgtaggcagaactgaaaaagcatgtgcgagcaaggaggcctacaaacctgactcagttacaccagctctgtcaggaggaatgggccataattcaccaaacttattgtgggaagcttgtggatggctacccgacacgtttgacccaagttaaacaatttgaaggcaatgctaccaaatactaattgagtgtttgtcaacttctgacacactcgggatgtgatgaaagaaataaaaacggaCATAAattactctctactattattctgacatttcacgttattaaaataaagtggtgatcctaactgacctaagacaggacattctTACAATaattaaatgtcagcaattgtgaaaaaatgagtttaaatgtatttggctaaggtgtatgtaaacttccgacttcaactgtacagtgtgtgcaaatgtagaagagtagggaggtaggcaataaataggccatagaggtgaaataatatggggatgaggtagttgagtgggctatttacagattggctgtgtacaggtacagtgatcggtaagctgctctgacagctgatgctgaaaattagagagggagatataagacttcagtgatttttgcaattcgttccagtcattggcagcagagaactggaaggaatgtcggccaaaggaagtgttggctttggggatgaccagtgaaatatacctgctggagcgtgctacgggtgtgtgttgctatggtgaccagtgagctcagataaggcggggcttacctagcaaagacttatagatgacctggagccactgggtttggcgatgaatatgtagtgagggccagccaacgagagcatacaggtcgcagtggtgggtagtatatggggctttggtgacaaaatggatggcactgtgatagactacatccagtttgctgagtagagtgttggaggctattttgtaaatgacatcgccgaagtcaaggatgggTAGgagagtcagttttacgagggtatgtttggcagcatgagtgaaggaggctttgttgcgaaataggaagccgattctagatttaattttagattggagatgcttgatgtgagtctggaaggagagtttacagtctaaccagacacctaggtatatgtagttgtccacatattctaggtcagaacagtccaaagtagtgatgctagtcgtgtGGGCGGGtgagggcagcaatcggttgaagagcatgcacttcgttttactagcatttaaaagc
It encodes:
- the LOC106562915 gene encoding interleukin-1 beta, whose amino-acid sequence is MDFDLADALPSSCSSMEFETKYHLPDAKSGPEMERCGLHAGLSLDLEVILQHRGGMRQVAHLVIALHRMKNPFQKSDSTHTSMDMECTDEQFCSIIMDNLVEECVMVPMQEPMGAGTFEQIGSPEQYSLCDHHQKSLVYCHRTMELKAVTIQGGNNRRARFNLSKYSNASTTTTNQALPVVLGIDKWKLSCSKQTDSATPVVQLECCEDQLTTIRAHEKTVRFLFYKNTTGFSLTTFESAMYPGWFISTSPEPSQPIEMCQKQDARKLINFMVKN